In a single window of the Salmo trutta chromosome 23, fSalTru1.1, whole genome shotgun sequence genome:
- the LOC115159680 gene encoding cytochrome b ascorbate-dependent protein 3 codes for MISSSVLFYGIYVLCLCLGLLCVVFVSYWNIEWRGGFAWDASFLQFNWHPVLMVTGLVVLYGNAAILYRIPFTWSQRKQCWKLVHAALLLSSLFLSILGLCAVFDFHTGYHIPNLYSLHSWVGICTVVLFTVQWVLGLVGFLSPCSPLGFRKLLKPVHAWMGMAIFILSLASCLSGINEKLLLALDGNSNSTAAYSSHPAEALFANFLGVLIVAFGLVVLGILSNQRWNRLEPGQESSRSLLPEDN; via the exons atgatcTCCTCCTCAGTGTTGTTCTATGGGATCTACGTGCTGTGCCTGTGTCTGGGACtgctgtgtgtggtgtttgtcAGTTACTGGAACATCGAGTGGCGTGGTGGCTTTGCCTGGGATGCGTCCTTTCTGCAGTTCAACTGGCATCCCGTACTCATGGTGACTGGCCTGGTAGTCCTCTATGGGAACG CGGCTATCCTATACCGCATCCCCTTTACCTGGAGTCAGAGGAAGCAATGCTGGAAGCTGGTGCACGCTGCTCTGCTGCTGTCCTCCCTGTTCCTGTCCATCCTTGGGCTGTGTGCTGTGTTTGACTTCCACACAGGCTACCACATCCCCAACCTGTATTCCCTCCACAGCTGGGTGGGCATCTGCACCGTAGTCCTGTTCACTGTCCAG TGGGTCCTTGGCCTGGTTGGTTTCCTGTCTCCCTGTTCTCCCCTCGGGTTCCGTAAGCTCCTGAAACCAGTTCACGCCTGGATGGGCATGGCCATCTTTATCCTCAGCCTGGCCTCCTGTCTCTCTGGCATCAACGAAAAACTGCTCCTTGCTCT CGATGGCAACAGCAACAGCACCGCAGCCTATTCCTCACATCCTGCAGAGGCCTTGTTTGCTAACTTCCTGGGTGTCCTGATCGTGGCCTTTGGATTGGTGGTCCTTGGAATCCTGTCCAACCAGAGGTGGAATAGGCTGGAGCCAGGGCAGGAGAGCTCTAGA TCATTGCTTCCGGAGGACAACTGA